A stretch of DNA from Desulfosarcina ovata subsp. ovata:
CCGCTCTTTTTCGCCCTGCTGGGTGGCGCGCCCCTGGCCATGGCCTACAAAATGGTCAACACCCTGGATTCCATGGTCGGGTACAAAAACGACCGGTATCGTGACTTCGGCCGTTTTGCGGCCCGCATGGATGACGTGGCCAATTTCATTCCCGCCCGGCTCAGCGTTCCCTTCATCGCTCTGGCCGCGCACCTGGTCACCGGCCGCGCCAAACGCACGTTCAAGACGGCCCTGGCCGACGGCCGTGCCCACGCCAGCCCCAATGCCGGTTACCCCGAAGCGGCCTTTGCCGGCGCCCTGGGGATGTGGATGGGCGGCCCCAACATCTACCATGGCCAAAGGGTGGAAAAACCGGTCATCGGCCGCAGGTTAGGCGCTGCCCGGGTGCACCACATCGACCAGGCCTGTCAATTGATGCTGGTCACCAGCCTGCTGGTCTTCATGGCCGCGGCCGCCATCGGCCTGGCCTTTCAGATGGCGGGCTGATACCGTGGACGAAAAAGCACGCCGGATGGCCACGCCGTTCGAACCACTCACCGTTTCGGCAAAACGGGCGTTTCCGTTCACCCTGGCCTGCCCCTCTTTCATTTACCGGGCCGGTTATGCCGAAAACGTCCGTCACCTGGCCCCCTTCGTGGATGAGATCGAACTGCTCTTTTTCGAAAGCCGTTTTGCGGACAGCCTGCCCAGCCAAGAGTTGATCCGCGAATTGGCGGACCTGGGCCGTGAGGGCGATATCACCTACAACGTGCACCTGCCCACGGACATCCACCCGGGCCACCGGCAGACCGCCGAGCGGGAAAAGGCGGTCCGGGTCCTGGGCGCATTCATCGACCGCTGCCTGCCGCTCAGCCCGAGCACCTTCACCCTGCACCTGAACCGCGATCCGGCGGATCATGACATCGACCGCTGGCAGGCGGCCACCGCTGCGTCGCTGACCGAGGTCCTGGCCGGACGGCTGACCGGCCGGCGCATCTCCGTCGAGAACCTGGATGACACCTTCCATCTGGCCGCCCCCGTGATCGACGCCCTGGACCTCTCCGTGTGCATGGACATGGGCCATCTCATGGTGTACGGTGAAAATCTGAATTCTTTCTTTGATCGCTGGCAATCGCGCATCGCCATCGTCCACCTGCACGGCGTGATCGGCAGCCACGACCACCTGCCGCTGGACCGGCTGTCGTCCGGCCGCATGGCCCGGATCGTGGGGCTGCTGAATGGATTTTCCGGCGTGGTCTCCCTGGAGCTGTTCTCGCGGGCGGCATTGAATGCGTCCCTGGAAAGGATGATCGGACAGGATTTCGGGCCGAAGGGCTGACACGTCTTCTTCTCATCATGACAATATCAAGCACCCAAAAAATCGAACTGCTCGCGCCGGCGGGGACGCCCGAAAAGCTGGAAATCGCCATCCACTACGGCGCCGATGCCGTCTATCTGGCCGGTCGCGATTTCAGCCTGCGCAATTTCTCGGCCAATTTTTCAAGGCCGGAGATGCTGGCGGCCCGCCGATTGACCCGTGAGCGGGGGATCCGCATGTACGTGGCCGTGAACATCTACTCGCGGGACAGCGAGTCCGGGGCCATCGCCGACTACCTCGATTTTCTGGGCACGGTCGAACCCGACGCCCTGATCGTGGCCGATCCGGCCATTTTCATGCAGGCCCGCAAACGGGTCCCCGGAATTCCCCTGCACATCAGCACCCAGGCCAACACGACCAACAGCGGCACGGCCCGCTTCTGGCAGGAATTGGGCGCGACACGGGTCAACGCGGCACGGGAACTGACCCTGGAAGAGATCCGCAGCATGGCGGCGGACAGCGGCATTGCCGTGGAGAGCTTTGTCCACGGCGCCATGTGCATGGCCTACTCGGGACGCTGCCTGATGTCCGGTTTCATGGCCAAACGGGAAAGCAATCGCGGGCTTTGCTGCCAGCCCTGTCGCTTCAGCTATGCGGTGGTGGAGGAGACCCGCCCCGGGCAGTATTTCCCAATTGCCGGGGACGAGCGCGGCAGCTACATCTTCAACGCCCGGGATCTGTGCATGATCGAACATCTCCCGGAGATGATCGGCGCCGGGATCGCCAGCCTGAAAATCGAAGGCCGCATGAAGAGCATCCACTACCTGGCCGGCGTGGTCAAGGTCTACCGGGAGGCCATCGACGCCTGGTATCGCGATCCGGACGGCTATGCCCTCCAGCCGCATTGGCTGACCGAGCTGGCCGCCATCAGCCACCGGGGCTACTGTACCGGATTCTACTTCGGCGATCCCCACCAGACGGCCGCCAACACCGAGAACCGGATCCACCCCGGATACCGGTTCGTGGCCAAGGTGACCGGCCGCAGCCCGGACGGCGGCACACAAGTACAGGTGAAGAACCGCATTTTTGAAAACGAAGCCGTGGATGTCATCTCACCCGGTGGACCGAGCCGCTCGGCGCGCATCGCAAAAATCGTCGATGAACACGGCCAACGGCGGTCACCGGCCCATCCCGGCAGCCAGGCGACCTTCTATTTGAACATCCCCACCCGGCCACTGGACCTGATCCGCTGTCCGGCGGATGATCCCGGAGAAAAACCATCATGATCGTCGTTGCCGACAACCTGCGCATTACCCGGCCATTCATCGGCCGGGCCGTGGAACAGCTCGATCCGGCCCCGGTCCGGGAACTGGCCATGCGTTGCCGGGATGCCGGTGCCGAGGCCATCGACATCAACAGCGGCCCCCTCTCCCGCAAACCGGCCGAACGGATGACCTTTCTGGTGGAAACCGTTCAGGCGGCCGTCGACCTGCCGCTGGTGCTGGACACCACCAATCCCGACGCCATGGCCGCCGGACTGACCGCCTGCCGAAGGCGTCCCGTGATCAACGGGCTTTCCCTCGAAAAGGACAAACTGGCGCGCATCCTGCCCCTGGCCACCCGGTACGACTGCGACCTGATTGCCTATCTCCTGCGTCCCGACGGGCATGTGCCCCCGGATGCGGCCGGCCGCATGGAATCGGCCATCGCCCTTTTCGACAAATGCCAGCAGGCCGGGATCACCCCGGATCGGCTCATTTTCGATCCGGTGGTGGCACCCCTGGCCTGGCAGGACGGCAACCGCCAGAACATGGCCGTGCTGGATGTCATCCGCAGCCTGCCCGATCTTCTCGGCTTTCCGGTCCACACCATTGCCGGTCTCTCCAACCTGACCACCGGCGCGCCGGGCAGCGACCTGCGCCGCCGCTACCAGAGCGCCTTTCTGCCCATGCTGGCCGCCGCCGGCACCACCATGATCCTGATGAACGCACTCGATCCGTCCCTCGTGACAGCGGTCGGGGATTGTCGCAGAATCTGCGCGGATACGGTGTTTACCTGGCAATAGGTCGACCGTTTTATTTGATTTTGTCGCGGGCCTCGCGAAAGCGCAGGGTGACCGATTCCGTCAGTTCCGCCGCCGCCTGGAGAAGTTCGGCCACGTCGGCCTGGTCGTTCTGGCCGGCCTGCTCGGCCCACTGCCGGTAGTCTTCCACATGGTGGTCGTTGTGCTGAATCCAGTGCGTCAGCAGTTTTTCGAGCTTTTCCGGAAATGAGAGTGCGGCAGCATGGCTGTGGTGATGATCGTGCCCATGGGAGTGGTCGTGTGAGTGGTCGTGATCATGGTCGTGGTCGTGATGGTGATGGTGATCATGGTCGTGGTCGTGATGGTGATCATGGTCGTGATGATGTGACATCGGATAACTCCTCAAAGGGTTGATTGGACAATTCGGCGAAGGGCCGCGGGAACAGGCAATCGACGGTTGCTCAATCTATGCCCACTTGATCGGGAAGTCAACCTCCGGCGGGTTACTTCCCCTTGGCCGGCAGATCAATCTTCCGCTTTTCCGGATCCGGCTGCCAGCGGTAGAAAGTTGCCATATGGCCCACCATAGCGACCATCTCGCAAAGGATGGTCTGCTCGATCTGCTCGGCGATGGCCATTTTTTTCTCTTTTTCCTTGAATTCGATAAATTTGACCTTGACCAGTTCATGGCGGTCCAATGCGTCGTTCATGGCATTGAGAAGCGACGGGGAAAGTCCCTTTTGGCCCACAAACACCACCGGTTTACGCCCATGGGCCAGCCCGCGGAGAAACCGCTTCTGAAATCCCTGTAACCGCTGCATACGAGTCTCTCCTTTTCTACCGCCGCATTACGCGTTTGTATACGTTTTTCCTTTTTATGAAAGCCGCTGCCGGGTGTTGACGAAACGGCATCGGCATCCGCTTGATTCAAACCACGGTAGCGGGAATACCATTGGTTTTCAAGCAAATTAT
This window harbors:
- the cbiB gene encoding adenosylcobinamide-phosphate synthase CbiB, with amino-acid sequence MSDEGFPLALALAVILDMLLGDPLWLPHPVRWMGQAIERLEPRFRSLSLSPIASGGLMAALLVTGVWMISLLVVALAGFIHPAVGVIVQAAMLYTCISARSLAEAARTVGQALAQSGLSAGRRAVAMIVGREVDRLDETGVTRAAVETVAENLVDGVVSPLFFALLGGAPLAMAYKMVNTLDSMVGYKNDRYRDFGRFAARMDDVANFIPARLSVPFIALAAHLVTGRAKRTFKTALADGRAHASPNAGYPEAAFAGALGMWMGGPNIYHGQRVEKPVIGRRLGAARVHHIDQACQLMLVTSLLVFMAAAAIGLAFQMAG
- the cbiR gene encoding cobamide remodeling phosphodiesterase CbiR encodes the protein MDEKARRMATPFEPLTVSAKRAFPFTLACPSFIYRAGYAENVRHLAPFVDEIELLFFESRFADSLPSQELIRELADLGREGDITYNVHLPTDIHPGHRQTAEREKAVRVLGAFIDRCLPLSPSTFTLHLNRDPADHDIDRWQAATAASLTEVLAGRLTGRRISVENLDDTFHLAAPVIDALDLSVCMDMGHLMVYGENLNSFFDRWQSRIAIVHLHGVIGSHDHLPLDRLSSGRMARIVGLLNGFSGVVSLELFSRAALNASLERMIGQDFGPKG
- a CDS encoding peptidase U32 family protein, yielding MTISSTQKIELLAPAGTPEKLEIAIHYGADAVYLAGRDFSLRNFSANFSRPEMLAARRLTRERGIRMYVAVNIYSRDSESGAIADYLDFLGTVEPDALIVADPAIFMQARKRVPGIPLHISTQANTTNSGTARFWQELGATRVNAARELTLEEIRSMAADSGIAVESFVHGAMCMAYSGRCLMSGFMAKRESNRGLCCQPCRFSYAVVEETRPGQYFPIAGDERGSYIFNARDLCMIEHLPEMIGAGIASLKIEGRMKSIHYLAGVVKVYREAIDAWYRDPDGYALQPHWLTELAAISHRGYCTGFYFGDPHQTAANTENRIHPGYRFVAKVTGRSPDGGTQVQVKNRIFENEAVDVISPGGPSRSARIAKIVDEHGQRRSPAHPGSQATFYLNIPTRPLDLIRCPADDPGEKPS
- a CDS encoding dihydropteroate synthase; amino-acid sequence: MIVVADNLRITRPFIGRAVEQLDPAPVRELAMRCRDAGAEAIDINSGPLSRKPAERMTFLVETVQAAVDLPLVLDTTNPDAMAAGLTACRRRPVINGLSLEKDKLARILPLATRYDCDLIAYLLRPDGHVPPDAAGRMESAIALFDKCQQAGITPDRLIFDPVVAPLAWQDGNRQNMAVLDVIRSLPDLLGFPVHTIAGLSNLTTGAPGSDLRRRYQSAFLPMLAAAGTTMILMNALDPSLVTAVGDCRRICADTVFTWQ
- a CDS encoding zinc transporter translates to MSHHHDHDHHHDHDHDHHHHHDHDHDHDHSHDHSHGHDHHHSHAAALSFPEKLEKLLTHWIQHNDHHVEDYRQWAEQAGQNDQADVAELLQAAAELTESVTLRFREARDKIK
- a CDS encoding YhbY family RNA-binding protein, which translates into the protein MQRLQGFQKRFLRGLAHGRKPVVFVGQKGLSPSLLNAMNDALDRHELVKVKFIEFKEKEKKMAIAEQIEQTILCEMVAMVGHMATFYRWQPDPEKRKIDLPAKGK